Proteins found in one Plasmodium sp. gorilla clade G2 genome assembly, chromosome: 14 genomic segment:
- a CDS encoding rhomboid protease ROM8 → MVKKKTSVNVKSILETKNKREKKDEDDDEDNKTKKLYNNLYKRNKSIRINMLDKNENKGEGISHSSENEKINYTKKNNNYDKNVINESDGVGDYGDDECEEESEIENEDIIRNKNNINNMKNINFTYNMNNINITNNNDNTNNIDNTNNIEINSIIESKSKEKSLYKEEQTPNIQNGENNTVQLFNFKKYDYSPNRKKTRDDLNDDNENSCSSFTRRGKYNKTKTIKKTNKLKLTNTHENLLSDHHDYTSLKVNYKINKKSNYDKTKKRTFFSIMFNEKQNRPVNRSSVCTDNAKFLSFLNDFERKTYLIKNRKRFNEKKIKKLQTNIKKREKYDTAETLNNYIVNIDEDNKYDENLPSEKIPKVDTTPRKPFPFSMKTDTCMFDYKKDRDDIQKLKSEERLKNYASLVEEQKKFLRDKSKSKDIEKHKRKRCLLFPKKKLRKRKEKIIIFLNHNSSAYKNGPFNDHFYKTVYKNDLENLDEEKLVIDYSKDNTFKKAIHRIFPQFSLFSLTLYVTFIQWVIFILLISVKSDFPLTPSNDSLKNFGSNFPHNIFKNAEFYRLFTSLFLHSNFNHICANTYVQLTVGFLLEYLYGTYVVFLVYVFTGIYGIILSSPLTYCYSTTESSSSSSGIIGIFFSEILMMTNFNVDKISISVHLFCFFLLLLFLKFSLNTVSINIYSHFFGFLGGFLIGIILKRNQLKYFLRNNFLIQILCFVFLVISLGAAIFISTYVVQNCPN, encoded by the exons atggttaaaaaaaaaacaagtgTTAATGTAAAGTCTATTttagaaacaaaaaataaaagagaaaaaaaagacgaagatgatgatgaagataataagacaaaaaagttatataataatttatataagcGAAATAAATCAATTCGAATAAATATGttagataaaaatgaaaataaaggaGAGGGGATATCACATTCTagtgaaaatgaaaaaataaattatacaaaaaagaataataattatgataaaaatgttataaatgAAAGTGACGGTGTGGGGGATTATGGTGATGATGAATGTGAAGAGGAAAGTGAAATAGAAAACGAGGATATaattagaaataaaaataatataaataatatgaaaaatataaattttacatataatatgaacaatataaatattacaaataataatgataatacaaacaatattgataatacaaataatattgaaattAATAGTATTATTGAAAGTAAGAGTAAAGAAAAAAGTCTGTATAAAGAAGAGCAGACTCCGAATATACAAAATGGTGAAAATAATACAGtacaattatttaattttaaaaaatatgattataGCCCTAATCGTAAAAAAACAAGAGATGatttaaatgatgataatgaaaatagtTGTAGCAGTTTTACGAGGAGgggaaaatataataaaacgaaaactattaaaaaaactaataaattaaaattaacaaatacgcacgaaaatttattatcagATCATCATGATTATACATCATTAAAAGTTAATTACAAAATTAATAAGAAAAGTAATTatgataaaacaaaaaagagaacatttttttctataatgtttaatgaaaaacaaaatagGCCAGTTAATAGAAGTAGTGTTTGTACAGATAATGCAAAATTTTTGAGTTTCTTAAATGATTTTGAAAGGAAGACATACctaataaaaaatagaaaaagatttaatgaaaagaaaataaaaaaattacaaacaaatatcaaaaaaagagaaaaatatgatacagcagaaacattaaataattatattgttaatattgatgaagataataaatatgatgaaaatcTTCCAAGTGAGAAAATACCTAAAGTAGATACCACACCTAGAAAACCTTTTCCTTTTTCAATGAAAACTGATACTTGTATGTttgattataaaaaagatcGAGATGATattcaaaaattaaaaagtgaAGAAcgtttaaaaaattatgccAGTCTTGtggaagaacaaaaaaagtTTTTAAGAGACAAAAGTAAAAGTAAAGATATAGAAAAACATAAAAGGAAAAGATGCTTATTATttcctaaaaaaaaattaaggaaaagaaaagaaaaaattattatatttcttaatcACAATTCATCAGCATATAAAAATGGACCTTTTAATGATCATTTCTATAAAAccgtatataaaaatgactTAGAAAACCTAGACGAAGAAAAACTGGTTATTGATTATAGTAAAGATAATACTTTTAAAAAGGCTATTCATAGAATTTTTCCGCAATTCTCTCTATTTAGTTTAACGCTATATGTGACATTTATTCAGTgggttatatttatattacttatATCTGTAAAATCGGATTTTCCCCTGACACCATCaa atgattcattaaaaaattttggcAGTAATTTTCCACacaacatttttaaaaatgcaGAATTTTATCGCCTCTTTACGTCTCTTTTTCTGCATTCCAATTTTAACCACATTTGTGCAAATACCTATGTGCAGCTAACAGTAGGATTTCTATTAGAATACTTGTATGGAACATATGTAGTTTTTTTAGTATATGTATTTACag GTATTTATGGAATTATTCTATCATCTCCATTAACCTATTGCTACTCAACGACCGAAAGCAGTAGTAGTTCTTCAGGAATAAttggaatatttttttccgaAATTTTAATGATGACTAATTTTAATGTAGACAAAATTAGTATTAGTGtgcatttattttgtttttttctacTACTGTTATTTCTGAAATTTTCTTTGAATACTGTtagtataaatatttacagTCATTTTTTTGGTTTTCTTGGAG gcTTTTTAATAGGAATAATTTTGAAACGTAATCaattgaaatattttttgaggaataattttttaattcaaattttgtgttttgtttttctagTTATAAGTTTAGGAGCTGCCATTTTTATTTCCACCTATGTTGTTCAGAATTGTCCAAATTAa